One segment of Pseudophaeobacter arcticus DSM 23566 DNA contains the following:
- a CDS encoding GH36-type glycosyl hydrolase domain-containing protein, with protein sequence MQIDPGQTTPVPWCNVIANDRFGTIVTESGLGFTWSLNSGEFRLTPWSNDPVTDMQGEAIYLRDEETAQVWTVTPLPKGDPAQCRITHRAGETVWQRSSQGLAQRLSILVPQDAPVKVISLELTNTTTRQRRITATSYAEWQLGATPSTAKPNVRAGYHQAARALIAQSGWSPAFAGQIAFLTASRQAHAMTCDRAAFLGPGGTALPEGLRRWSLWGRTDSVEDACAAYQVHLDIAPGATEQVVFVLGAATSLAEIETLAATYASPERAAATTRAVADVWQHRLGAIRVETPDEAFDLMVNRWLPYQSFASRILARAGFQQASGGIGFRDQLQDMMAFLLSEPQRVRAHILDCAGHQFEEGDVLHWWHPPEERGVRTRCSDDMLWLVYATHTYVRATGDTSILQEEVPFLAAAPLAEDEEDRYAAFEIGQSATLLDHCLRAMQRGATKGAHGLPLIGSGDWNDGMDRVGSRGRGESVWLAWFAAYCGDACADLADLADRADEPGFWRQRAGELRQAAETCAWDGDWYLRAFDDDGVPWGSAQNDECQIDSIAQSWAVLAGAPNRARAEQALRSAAAQLIDPEHRLVRLLTPAFDKTPRDPGYIRAYPPGVRENGGQYTHAATWLGLAFARLGDGDEAYRIFDLINPARRSARPAEMRAYRGEPYVIPADVAGAAPFEGRAGWTWYTGAAAWAWRLAVEGILGLELRGGALHIAPCLPSHWSGYRATVRGQAGSIAIEVQQVDRSDGSAAKTQDGIGEDGMIIEFPTDGSTRQVHVQVRPRRIAPGRQASSARA encoded by the coding sequence ATGCAGATCGACCCCGGCCAAACCACCCCGGTGCCGTGGTGCAATGTCATTGCCAACGACAGATTTGGCACCATCGTCACGGAATCCGGGCTGGGGTTCACCTGGAGCCTGAACAGCGGGGAATTCCGTCTGACGCCATGGTCAAACGATCCGGTCACGGACATGCAGGGCGAAGCGATCTATCTGCGAGACGAGGAAACCGCGCAGGTCTGGACGGTCACGCCATTGCCGAAGGGCGATCCGGCGCAATGCCGCATCACCCACCGGGCGGGCGAGACGGTTTGGCAGCGGTCATCGCAGGGACTTGCGCAGCGGCTTTCGATTTTGGTGCCGCAGGATGCACCGGTCAAGGTGATCAGCCTGGAGCTGACGAATACCACGACACGCCAGCGGCGCATAACCGCGACCAGTTATGCAGAGTGGCAACTTGGGGCGACGCCATCGACCGCCAAGCCGAATGTCAGGGCCGGCTATCACCAAGCAGCCCGGGCGCTGATCGCGCAAAGCGGCTGGTCACCGGCCTTTGCCGGTCAGATCGCGTTCCTGACCGCCAGTCGGCAGGCCCATGCGATGACCTGTGACCGTGCGGCTTTCCTTGGCCCCGGCGGCACTGCACTGCCCGAAGGTCTGCGGCGCTGGAGCCTCTGGGGACGAACAGATTCGGTGGAGGACGCCTGCGCGGCCTACCAGGTGCATCTCGATATCGCGCCGGGCGCGACGGAGCAGGTGGTTTTTGTGCTCGGGGCTGCCACCAGCCTGGCCGAGATAGAAACCCTCGCCGCGACTTACGCTTCACCGGAACGGGCAGCTGCGACCACGCGGGCTGTGGCGGATGTCTGGCAGCACCGTCTTGGCGCGATCCGGGTCGAGACACCGGATGAGGCCTTTGACCTGATGGTGAACCGCTGGCTGCCGTACCAGTCCTTTGCCTCCCGTATCCTCGCCCGTGCCGGGTTCCAGCAGGCCAGCGGCGGCATCGGGTTCCGCGATCAGCTGCAGGACATGATGGCGTTCCTGCTGTCCGAGCCGCAACGCGTGCGCGCCCATATCCTTGATTGCGCAGGCCATCAGTTTGAAGAGGGCGATGTGCTGCACTGGTGGCATCCACCAGAGGAGCGCGGTGTCAGGACCCGCTGTTCGGACGATATGCTCTGGCTGGTTTACGCCACCCACACCTATGTCCGCGCCACCGGCGACACATCCATCCTGCAGGAAGAGGTGCCTTTTCTTGCCGCCGCGCCATTGGCCGAAGACGAAGAGGACCGCTATGCCGCCTTCGAGATCGGACAATCCGCCACGCTGCTTGATCACTGCCTTCGCGCGATGCAGCGCGGCGCCACCAAGGGGGCGCACGGTCTGCCACTGATCGGCAGTGGCGACTGGAACGACGGCATGGACCGGGTTGGCAGCCGGGGACGCGGTGAAAGTGTCTGGCTGGCATGGTTTGCGGCATATTGCGGCGATGCCTGTGCCGATCTGGCCGATCTAGCTGACCGTGCGGATGAGCCAGGGTTCTGGCGCCAGCGTGCAGGGGAATTGCGGCAGGCTGCGGAAACCTGCGCCTGGGACGGCGACTGGTATCTACGCGCCTTTGACGATGACGGTGTGCCGTGGGGCTCGGCGCAGAATGACGAGTGTCAGATCGACAGCATCGCCCAGTCCTGGGCGGTTCTGGCGGGCGCTCCGAACCGGGCACGCGCCGAACAGGCGCTCCGGTCGGCAGCCGCCCAGCTGATCGATCCCGAACACCGGCTTGTGCGGCTTTTGACACCGGCCTTCGACAAGACGCCGCGCGATCCCGGTTACATCCGCGCCTACCCGCCGGGGGTCCGCGAGAACGGTGGCCAGTATACCCACGCGGCCACGTGGCTCGGGCTGGCCTTTGCGCGGCTTGGCGACGGCGATGAAGCCTACCGGATATTCGATCTGATCAACCCGGCGCGCCGCAGCGCGCGCCCCGCAGAGATGCGCGCCTACCGTGGTGAGCCCTACGTCATACCGGCAGATGTGGCTGGTGCTGCGCCGTTTGAAGGCCGGGCCGGATGGACCTGGTATACCGGTGCCGCAGCCTGGGCGTGGCGCCTGGCGGTCGAAGGGATCCTTGGGCTGGAACTGCGGGGCGGCGCCTTGCACATCGCCCCCTGCCTTCCGTCGCACTGGAGCGGTTACCGCGCGACGGTGCGGGGGCAGGCAGGGTCCATTGCAATCGAGGTGCAGCAGGTTGATCGCAGCGACGGCAGTGCCGCGAAAACACAGGACGGGATCGGCGAAGACGGCATGATCATTGAGTTTCCAACCGACGGATCGACCCGCCAGGTTCACGTGCAAGTCCGCCCTAGGCGCATCGCGCCTGGGCGACAGGCCAGCAGCGCGAGGGCATGA
- a CDS encoding hydrolase, which produces MQINKLPGYDMSINTTGCCPQFNPEGWDGRDLHFRNKPMIRAVTMSALHMPLNMGRVFSRVQGHIEDAAAFDPGDCIVLTRDTSPWASEHYFSVGKPVENEEMTTLSGDFVTKVFEGPYREARNWYREMQDLVRKRGGTPGDIYFFYTTCPRCAKAYGKNYVVGVAETRAT; this is translated from the coding sequence ATGCAGATCAACAAATTGCCGGGCTACGACATGTCGATCAACACCACAGGATGTTGCCCACAGTTCAATCCCGAGGGATGGGACGGGCGGGATCTGCATTTCCGCAACAAGCCCATGATACGGGCGGTGACGATGTCGGCCCTGCATATGCCGCTGAATATGGGCCGGGTGTTTTCCCGTGTGCAAGGCCACATCGAGGATGCCGCTGCGTTTGATCCGGGCGACTGCATCGTGTTGACCCGGGATACCTCGCCCTGGGCCAGCGAGCATTACTTTTCCGTCGGCAAGCCGGTTGAAAACGAGGAGATGACCACGCTTTCCGGGGACTTTGTCACCAAGGTCTTTGAGGGACCCTACCGCGAGGCCCGCAACTGGTATCGGGAGATGCAGGATCTGGTCCGCAAGCGCGGCGGCACGCCGGGCGATATCTATTTCTTCTACACCACCTGCCCACGCTGCGCAAAAGCCTATGGCAAGAACTACGTCGTCGGCGTGGCGGAAACACGTGCCACATAG
- a CDS encoding Hsp20/alpha crystallin family protein, whose amino-acid sequence MSKKKSEIEVRRETPAATVQGWPSMLSLRNEIDRLFDDFGTGFWPQPLSRQVHSLFPERAEWALQPATELVECDGEYRVTAELPGMTAENIDIKLSDGTMTIRGEKSEEKKEEKEDYLVSERRYGEFQRILSIPSGVDAEAVSADFANGVLTVTLPKTPEAKQKERKVEVKSAA is encoded by the coding sequence ATGTCCAAGAAAAAGTCCGAGATTGAAGTTCGCAGAGAGACGCCAGCAGCGACCGTCCAGGGGTGGCCATCTATGCTTTCGCTCAGAAACGAGATTGATCGGTTGTTCGATGATTTTGGTACAGGGTTCTGGCCGCAACCGCTGTCGCGTCAGGTACATTCATTGTTCCCCGAAAGGGCAGAATGGGCGCTGCAGCCGGCGACGGAGCTCGTGGAATGTGATGGTGAATACCGGGTCACAGCCGAATTGCCGGGAATGACCGCCGAGAACATCGACATCAAGCTCAGTGATGGCACGATGACCATTCGCGGTGAAAAATCGGAGGAGAAGAAAGAGGAGAAGGAGGACTACCTCGTCAGTGAGCGCCGCTACGGGGAATTCCAACGCATCCTGTCCATACCCTCCGGCGTCGACGCCGAGGCGGTTTCGGCAGATTTTGCCAACGGCGTGTTGACCGTGACGTTACCAAAGACCCCGGAAGCGAAACAGAAAGAGCGCAAGGTGGAGGTGAAATCCGCCGCCTGA